In Desulfobulbaceae bacterium, the following are encoded in one genomic region:
- a CDS encoding class I SAM-dependent methyltransferase has translation MSSEIQEKTPPVGINHYADKFWNDLPEVRAYLCESATGDRNLWWIPYLKQRYAKVPFRRCLILACGNGRIERELFDVGVALEFDAFDYSDDYLDQARALQGNRPVTYFKSTFETLRLKKQYDLIINVAALHHCACLESLLERLANALQPDGLFVNWDYVGPNRNQYSAEHLHELMAFNNSFPARFMTKHPLQFGIDTFIRGDITEAVRAADVISTFEHFFEVVERRDLGGGIAYQLLWNNVEEFSKNDPEAKALLKQIIDHDRSQTKKRRVPTLFAFFIGSSRAAVTTLAEDANKYYRDRVEAELERQLEENARLSERVRQLEMEMDASMLQRFPVSSQETFFRKVLNFFKLC, from the coding sequence ATGTCATCCGAGATCCAAGAAAAAACACCTCCAGTAGGAATTAACCATTATGCCGATAAGTTCTGGAACGATCTGCCGGAGGTGCGGGCGTATCTCTGCGAAAGCGCCACCGGAGATAGGAATCTTTGGTGGATACCATACCTTAAACAGCGTTATGCCAAGGTCCCGTTTCGTCGTTGTCTGATTCTTGCCTGCGGTAATGGACGGATAGAGCGGGAGTTGTTCGACGTTGGTGTAGCGCTTGAGTTCGATGCGTTTGACTATTCGGACGACTATTTGGATCAGGCACGGGCGCTCCAAGGCAATCGGCCTGTTACCTACTTTAAATCGACATTTGAAACCCTTCGTCTGAAAAAACAGTACGATTTGATTATCAATGTCGCAGCCCTCCACCATTGTGCCTGCCTGGAGAGTTTGTTGGAGAGGCTTGCCAATGCCTTGCAGCCTGACGGATTGTTCGTCAATTGGGATTATGTCGGGCCTAACAGAAATCAGTACTCGGCCGAGCATTTGCACGAATTGATGGCATTTAATAATTCCTTTCCCGCCAGATTCATGACGAAACATCCGCTGCAGTTCGGGATCGATACTTTTATCAGGGGGGATATTACCGAAGCGGTTCGCGCGGCCGACGTCATTTCTACGTTCGAGCATTTCTTTGAGGTGGTTGAACGCAGAGATCTTGGGGGGGGGATCGCCTATCAGTTGTTATGGAACAATGTCGAAGAGTTCAGCAAGAATGATCCTGAGGCGAAAGCCCTCCTAAAGCAGATTATTGATCATGATCGTAGCCAAACAAAAAAGAGGAGAGTGCCGACTTTGTTTGCCTTTTTTATTGGCTCTTCCAGAGCGGCTGTCACAACATTGGCCGAAGACGCCAATAAATATTACCGAGACCGGGTTGAGGCGGAGTTGGAACGGCAACTGGAAGAGAACGCCCGTCTCTCTGAGAGGGTGAGGCAATTGGAGATGGAAATGGATGCCTCGATGTTGCAGAGATTTCCAGTTTCATCTCAGGAGACATTTTTTAGAAAAGTGCTTAATTTTTTTAAGTTATGTTAG
- a CDS encoding class I SAM-dependent methyltransferase, with the protein MSILKKIVNLFWPLSDSGLFPFENKADYFSRAGHKEVEGWLSSHTLALVHFIDRFQQNNTIRGSVIEIGVFHGRFFIALCLLLRRGERALAVDVFEDQEFNLDGAGIGDYGIFSANLLNRLGTMENICILKSDSLKIQISQLIKELSGQKVRLFSIDGCHTVQHTENDLMLASQVIEVGGVIILDDFENRDWPGVAEGANQFLQKVGNVIPIVIAYNKLYLTTIDWAARYQAFIEKIVAAQTDNVEYLDIWGHRVLRALMPIPETLFLSDRQVRIDFSSLSPEPRKYLGSGWSFSEPWGVWSDGGIAELIIEVPKSLRGDLRMIIAFHGYVTEQYPEMTINIQVNTQPVEMVCCRFGEEYQTRTCILPAGRQGGHDMVWVRFDIPQPKSPKELGLARDSRVLGVGLRSIFFEECCDG; encoded by the coding sequence ATGTCGATATTGAAAAAGATAGTTAATCTTTTCTGGCCATTGTCTGACAGCGGGTTGTTCCCATTTGAAAATAAGGCAGATTATTTCTCCCGGGCAGGCCATAAGGAGGTGGAGGGCTGGCTTTCTTCACATACGCTCGCGTTGGTTCATTTTATAGATCGGTTTCAACAGAACAATACGATTCGTGGCAGTGTTATTGAAATTGGAGTATTTCATGGTCGTTTTTTTATCGCCTTGTGCTTGTTGTTGAGGCGGGGCGAGAGGGCACTTGCTGTTGATGTCTTTGAAGATCAGGAGTTTAACTTGGATGGAGCCGGCATCGGCGATTACGGGATTTTTTCTGCCAATTTGCTTAACAGGCTGGGGACGATGGAGAACATTTGTATCCTTAAATCTGATAGCCTCAAGATCCAAATCAGTCAATTGATCAAGGAGCTTAGTGGGCAGAAAGTTCGATTGTTTAGCATTGATGGATGCCATACAGTGCAGCATACGGAAAATGATTTGATGTTAGCCTCTCAGGTGATTGAAGTTGGCGGCGTAATTATATTGGATGATTTTGAAAATAGAGATTGGCCTGGGGTAGCAGAAGGAGCAAACCAATTTCTACAGAAAGTCGGAAACGTTATCCCTATTGTCATTGCTTATAATAAACTCTATCTGACAACAATTGATTGGGCAGCTCGCTACCAAGCCTTCATAGAAAAAATAGTCGCCGCACAAACCGATAACGTCGAGTACCTGGATATCTGGGGTCATCGTGTACTTAGGGCCTTGATGCCTATTCCCGAGACATTGTTTTTGTCGGATCGTCAAGTACGCATTGATTTTTCTTCACTTTCTCCGGAACCGAGAAAATACTTGGGGAGTGGTTGGTCTTTTTCGGAACCTTGGGGAGTCTGGTCGGATGGAGGCATTGCCGAACTCATCATCGAAGTTCCGAAGTCCTTGAGAGGAGACCTCCGTATGATTATTGCGTTTCATGGATATGTAACGGAACAGTACCCGGAAATGACGATCAACATCCAAGTGAATACTCAACCGGTGGAAATGGTGTGTTGCCGCTTCGGGGAAGAATATCAAACCAGAACCTGTATTTTGCCGGCTGGACGGCAGGGGGGTCACGATATGGTTTGGGTTAGATTCGATATACCTCAACCGAAGAGTCCCAAGGAGTTAGGATTGGCTAGAGATTCCCGAGTTCTCGGTGTTGGTTTACGGAGTATTTTTTTTGAAGAGTGCTGTGATGGATGA
- a CDS encoding class I SAM-dependent methyltransferase, producing MIFFKSLMRCTLLGKREQSLLCADEVSCPLEGLDNYIPLLGEFAWHSLTYDATLDSVSEQHFQQVADRIDQLMDKNPSTILEIGAYAHTTGYKLQEKYGAEVTLFDLSESTLRLGRDQVSSKNERVELVVGDFHDLPFTDGYFDVVYIFATLHHSRDYKRVVREIHRVIAPNGLLCVFQEPFKREACFYKFRTNRLGKLTGFEKALESEELLTTVAEPTPGSRDEILFGMIENQEILLQDWIESLCGHGCAPLEVTPHYVGKVGVLGELWLVWSKGNNSFAGLSRRMAKDFCDRLDKVRPTFDRTARGLGFSLPGKNEVKAMFDSLARKIQLLPHDHECSEYHAQAATIFGGALTFIGRMRACTSDVGGSDSNKKHDKFRAGFPVIDGVRITFCENSLRNIRQSNSCISLFGAAEREALRANFPDFQWNFAKQDNGFWALGLIGSDGELVLPKSEQRQLLVLRLNFSLASYGGGPFRLKIHYGDKEFVYPVYQDEAILFRGIVDGRRNRVIVATESLASQPAVPVAGAGAGVKIYYAGAFSLPEFT from the coding sequence ATGATTTTTTTCAAGAGTCTAATGCGCTGCACATTGTTGGGCAAAAGAGAGCAATCTCTCCTTTGTGCCGATGAAGTGTCATGTCCTCTCGAAGGGTTGGATAACTATATTCCCCTCTTGGGTGAGTTCGCGTGGCATTCGTTGACATACGACGCAACCTTGGACTCGGTGAGTGAGCAACATTTTCAGCAGGTTGCTGATCGTATTGATCAGTTGATGGATAAAAACCCATCAACAATACTCGAGATTGGGGCATACGCCCACACGACAGGATATAAGCTACAGGAAAAATATGGCGCTGAGGTGACGCTATTTGATTTGTCCGAATCCACTTTGCGGTTAGGAAGAGATCAGGTTTCTTCAAAGAATGAGAGAGTTGAGTTGGTGGTAGGTGATTTTCATGATTTGCCTTTTACCGACGGTTATTTTGATGTTGTCTATATTTTTGCCACACTGCACCACTCGCGCGATTATAAAAGGGTAGTAAGAGAGATCCATAGAGTCATAGCACCGAACGGACTCCTGTGCGTGTTTCAGGAGCCTTTTAAGCGGGAGGCATGTTTTTACAAGTTTCGGACGAACCGGTTGGGGAAGTTGACGGGGTTTGAGAAGGCATTGGAATCGGAAGAACTTTTGACAACGGTTGCCGAGCCCACTCCCGGTAGCCGAGACGAGATCCTTTTTGGGATGATTGAGAATCAGGAGATTTTGCTGCAGGATTGGATCGAAAGCCTGTGCGGGCATGGTTGCGCGCCGTTAGAAGTGACACCACACTACGTGGGTAAAGTCGGAGTGCTAGGTGAATTGTGGCTCGTCTGGAGTAAGGGAAATAACTCTTTTGCCGGCTTGTCACGGAGGATGGCCAAGGATTTTTGTGATCGGCTTGACAAGGTTCGTCCGACGTTTGACAGGACCGCCCGAGGACTCGGTTTTAGTCTTCCTGGTAAGAATGAGGTGAAGGCAATGTTTGATTCCCTTGCCAGAAAAATTCAATTGCTGCCTCACGACCATGAGTGCTCTGAATATCATGCTCAAGCCGCAACCATTTTCGGAGGGGCATTGACGTTTATCGGCCGCATGAGAGCGTGTACGTCTGATGTTGGCGGAAGTGACAGTAATAAAAAACACGACAAGTTTCGGGCAGGTTTTCCCGTAATAGATGGTGTCCGAATTACTTTTTGCGAGAACTCCCTGCGCAATATAAGGCAATCCAACTCATGTATTTCGTTGTTTGGTGCAGCAGAGAGGGAAGCTCTTCGGGCCAACTTTCCTGACTTCCAGTGGAATTTTGCCAAACAGGATAACGGTTTTTGGGCGTTGGGGTTAATCGGGAGTGACGGAGAATTAGTACTACCCAAATCTGAGCAGAGGCAGTTGCTTGTTTTGCGGCTCAATTTCTCACTGGCCTCCTATGGTGGAGGTCCTTTTCGTCTCAAGATTCATTACGGCGACAAAGAGTTTGTTTATCCAGTTTACCAAGATGAAGCCATTCTTTTCCGTGGGATAGTCGATGGCCGGAGGAATCGGGTGATTGTTGCTACAGAATCGTTGGCCAGCCAGCCAGCTGTTCCGGTTGCCGGTGCTGGAGCTGGGGTGAAAATTTATTACGCCGGTGCCTTCTCTCTGCCAGAATTCACATGA
- a CDS encoding sulfatase yields MVNRSILVTRWLMLVLALAMCMGCDRSGRRGDLHQFIPIEPGLNVIVISFDALRADALGVYNAQKKTSPVIDSFAVEALVFDQAHSTAQSTPTSFASVFTGRMPFRSFIKWKLVSEQTLAGYLHEKGYVTSFITDNVQINKERHFDQGFDHFEVIESSDDADMLPKVLSSIEQYKGDKFFSWFHFLSPHAPYDYYEMSKQFYDSNYNGRFKQSVPVNYTLESPEEIKYVRQLYDGKVYYADNIFANIIEAIKVAGLMDNTVIILTSDHGEEFLEHGGTEHDSLFEEVVKIPLIVRHPHALRSGRTDIPYANVDFFPTLSGILGVPCGFSLDGIDVGTANLDEKVTLAIAMTKSEKFEASIRQRNVKLIESCTPKKQRQIFDLNNDPMEKANLGEGHLQIKDLSAKLREAMGGDPCRIIESSVQGVAPSEGLSKEQVQKLRSLGYIK; encoded by the coding sequence ATGGTAAATCGGAGCATATTGGTGACTCGATGGCTGATGTTGGTGCTTGCCCTTGCTATGTGCATGGGGTGCGATCGGTCAGGTCGACGAGGGGATTTACATCAATTTATTCCTATTGAGCCGGGATTGAATGTAATCGTAATCAGCTTTGATGCTCTCCGAGCAGATGCGCTTGGCGTTTACAACGCGCAGAAAAAGACTTCCCCTGTTATTGATTCATTTGCCGTAGAGGCTTTGGTCTTTGACCAGGCCCATAGTACTGCGCAGTCAACCCCGACTTCCTTTGCATCGGTTTTTACCGGCAGGATGCCGTTTCGTTCTTTCATTAAATGGAAACTAGTGTCAGAGCAGACCTTGGCGGGATATTTACACGAAAAGGGGTATGTGACCTCCTTTATTACTGATAACGTGCAGATTAATAAGGAGCGCCACTTTGATCAAGGATTTGACCATTTTGAGGTGATAGAATCTTCGGATGATGCGGACATGCTACCGAAGGTACTCTCAAGCATTGAGCAGTATAAGGGCGATAAATTTTTTTCCTGGTTTCACTTCCTGTCACCCCATGCTCCCTACGATTATTATGAGATGTCTAAGCAGTTCTATGATTCGAATTATAACGGAAGATTCAAACAATCCGTCCCCGTCAATTATACATTGGAGTCTCCCGAAGAAATCAAATATGTCCGTCAACTCTATGATGGCAAGGTATATTATGCAGATAACATCTTCGCCAATATTATTGAAGCAATTAAAGTTGCTGGGCTCATGGATAATACAGTGATAATTTTGACCTCTGATCACGGAGAGGAGTTTCTTGAACACGGTGGCACGGAGCACGATTCTCTCTTTGAGGAGGTTGTTAAGATTCCTTTGATTGTTCGGCATCCGCATGCTTTGCGCAGCGGAAGAACGGACATACCTTATGCCAATGTCGACTTTTTCCCGACACTTTCCGGAATTCTTGGTGTTCCTTGTGGATTTTCCTTAGATGGGATCGATGTGGGTACGGCTAATCTCGATGAAAAAGTAACCTTGGCCATTGCTATGACCAAATCCGAAAAGTTTGAAGCAAGTATCCGGCAGCGGAATGTAAAGTTGATTGAGAGCTGTACACCGAAAAAACAGAGGCAGATATTTGACTTGAACAATGATCCTATGGAAAAGGCTAATCTAGGAGAAGGCCATCTACAAATCAAGGATCTTTCCGCAAAGCTTCGTGAGGCGATGGGAGGTGATCCGTGCCGGATAATTGAGTCGTCAGTTCAGGGAGTAGCCCCTAGCGAGGGGCTTTCGAAAGAGCAAGTACAAAAATTGAGGTCTCTTGGATATATTAAGTAG